One window of the Salminus brasiliensis chromosome 1, fSalBra1.hap2, whole genome shotgun sequence genome contains the following:
- the sec22c gene encoding vesicle-trafficking protein SEC22c isoform X1 produces MALILFAFVVRVRDGLPLSASTDFQHNRELQEKKQQLKVISKSLNLLPERGTIKGHELHIYFLSSEGVAYLMVCACSLPVAVAFCFLEDLRWEFTASYDNSAVALATRPYPFLEFDSVIQKLKQHYNQSGGPSLGVTLAEVQEELRLSPPQVLTMEDVQLTNGAANGHIEQPAAAGQNQRLEPVSAPGILSLILNIMCAALNLIRGVHLIEYTFQDDYEGIWNVVAFLLAFVCCVFQCHLYLFHSSLKKLMSFTLLTLIILCNIFLFGLRNVWQLTFHISVACLSTLLCLNRKLLDRANDFGVEQIMLPFKSWHSFCVDSEIDAQPDQVRWSCSKTHIHCFISAPLFCSE; encoded by the exons ATGGCACTGATTCTGTTTGCCTTTGTGGTTCGGGTCAGGgatggactccctctctccGCTTCCACTGACTTCCAGCACAACAGGGAGCTCCAGGAGAAGAAGCAGCAGCTGAAAGTTATTTCAAAGTCTTTGAATTTGCTCCCCGAGAGAGGGACCATCAAGGGCCATGAGCTCCACATATA CTTCCTCTCGTCAGAGGGCGTGGCCTACTTGATGGTGTGTGCATGCAGCCTCCCTGTTGCTGTGGCCTTCTGCTTCCTGGAAGACCTCCGCTGGGAGTTCACTGCAAGCTACGACAACTCAGCGGTCGCCCTGGCAACCCGGCCATACCCGTTCCTAGAGTTCG ACAGCGTCATTCAAAAACTGAAGCAGCACTACAACCAGAGTGGGGGACCTTCTCTCGGTGTGACACTGGCTGAGGTTCAGGAGGAGCTGAGGCTCAGCCCTCCTCAGGTCCTGACCATGGAAGATGTGCAGCTTACTAATGGAGCAGCAAATGGCCACATTGAGCAACCAGCTGCAGCAG GTCAGAATCAGAGACTGGAGCCGGTGTCAGCTCCTGGCATTCTGTCACTGATCCTCAACATTATGTGTGCGGCCCTCAATCTTATCCGGGGCGTCCATCTCATTGAATACACCTTCCAG GATGATTATGAAGGAATATGGAATGTTGTTGCATTTCTTTTAGcgtttgtgtgttgtgttttccaG tgTCACCTTTACTTATTCCACTCCTCACTAAAGAAGCTCATGTCCTTTACCCTCCTGACCCTGATCATTCTATGCAACATCTTTCTGTTTGGCCTGAGGAATGTCTGGCAGCTGACCTTCCACATATCTGTGGCCTGCCTCTCCACGCTGCTCTGTCTCAACCGTAAGCTACTGGACAGGGCCAACGACTTCGGAGT AGAGCAAATCATGCTGCCCTTTAAGTCTTGGCACTCTTTCTGTGTTGATTCTGAAATAGACGCTCAGCCAGACCAGGTTCGTTGGTCCTGCAGTAAAACACATATACACTGTTTCATAAGTGCTCCACTGTTTTGCTCTGAATAG
- the sec22c gene encoding vesicle-trafficking protein SEC22c isoform X2, with product MALILFAFVVRVRDGLPLSASTDFQHNRELQEKKQQLKVISKSLNLLPERGTIKGHELHIYFLSSEGVAYLMVCACSLPVAVAFCFLEDLRWEFTASYDNSAVALATRPYPFLEFDSVIQKLKQHYNQSGGPSLGVTLAEVQEELRLSPPQVLTMEDVQLTNGAANGHIEQPAAAGQNQRLEPVSAPGILSLILNIMCAALNLIRGVHLIEYTFQDDYEGIWNVVAFLLAFVCCVFQCHLYLFHSSLKKLMSFTLLTLIILCNIFLFGLRNVWQLTFHISVACLSTLLCLNRKLLDRANDFGV from the exons ATGGCACTGATTCTGTTTGCCTTTGTGGTTCGGGTCAGGgatggactccctctctccGCTTCCACTGACTTCCAGCACAACAGGGAGCTCCAGGAGAAGAAGCAGCAGCTGAAAGTTATTTCAAAGTCTTTGAATTTGCTCCCCGAGAGAGGGACCATCAAGGGCCATGAGCTCCACATATA CTTCCTCTCGTCAGAGGGCGTGGCCTACTTGATGGTGTGTGCATGCAGCCTCCCTGTTGCTGTGGCCTTCTGCTTCCTGGAAGACCTCCGCTGGGAGTTCACTGCAAGCTACGACAACTCAGCGGTCGCCCTGGCAACCCGGCCATACCCGTTCCTAGAGTTCG ACAGCGTCATTCAAAAACTGAAGCAGCACTACAACCAGAGTGGGGGACCTTCTCTCGGTGTGACACTGGCTGAGGTTCAGGAGGAGCTGAGGCTCAGCCCTCCTCAGGTCCTGACCATGGAAGATGTGCAGCTTACTAATGGAGCAGCAAATGGCCACATTGAGCAACCAGCTGCAGCAG GTCAGAATCAGAGACTGGAGCCGGTGTCAGCTCCTGGCATTCTGTCACTGATCCTCAACATTATGTGTGCGGCCCTCAATCTTATCCGGGGCGTCCATCTCATTGAATACACCTTCCAG GATGATTATGAAGGAATATGGAATGTTGTTGCATTTCTTTTAGcgtttgtgtgttgtgttttccaG tgTCACCTTTACTTATTCCACTCCTCACTAAAGAAGCTCATGTCCTTTACCCTCCTGACCCTGATCATTCTATGCAACATCTTTCTGTTTGGCCTGAGGAATGTCTGGCAGCTGACCTTCCACATATCTGTGGCCTGCCTCTCCACGCTGCTCTGTCTCAACCGTAAGCTACTGGACAGGGCCAACGACTTCGGAGTGTAA